The following coding sequences are from one Epilithonimonas vandammei window:
- the murC gene encoding UDP-N-acetylmuramate--L-alanine ligase: protein MSILNKYQNFYFIGIGGIGMSALARYFHANGKNVLGYDKTPTKLTAQLSFEGIDITFEDVIDEKIVAFDKESTLVIYTPAIKKLSILDYLTSEGFVILKRAKVLGLITENTDCIAVAGTHGKTTTSTLIAHLCKEANLPSSAFLGGISENFKSNFDYNGNQFSVVEADEYDRSFLNLSPDWAVVTSIDADHLDIYGDRLHIEEGFRQFAALVPNNNQLFVRKGIAIGREHLTYAVNEEADYYSDNLRMAHDKIYFDFHTPTEVVTDFVWEIPGIHNVENATVALAILSNLGVDFDTLKKAIASFKGIKRRYTKHIFDNGKIYIDDYAHHPTELNAVIGSIKTFYPTKKLLVVFQPHLFSRTRDFAEDFARSLENGDDLLLLDIYPARELQENFEGITSSWLAEKIETENKEVCTLQETFEKIKEKDFDILLTVGAGNIDTLYDPIMEWLPNV from the coding sequence ATGAGCATCTTAAATAAATATCAAAACTTCTATTTCATCGGTATCGGTGGGATTGGGATGAGTGCGCTGGCGAGATATTTTCACGCCAATGGCAAAAATGTTTTGGGTTATGATAAAACGCCAACAAAACTGACGGCTCAACTCAGTTTTGAAGGTATTGATATTACGTTTGAAGATGTGATTGATGAGAAAATTGTGGCGTTCGACAAAGAATCGACTTTGGTTATTTATACGCCTGCAATTAAGAAATTATCAATTCTGGATTACTTAACCAGCGAAGGTTTCGTCATCCTAAAACGTGCAAAGGTTTTAGGATTGATTACTGAAAATACAGATTGCATCGCTGTTGCAGGAACGCACGGAAAGACTACAACTTCTACTTTGATTGCACATCTGTGCAAAGAAGCTAATCTTCCGTCATCGGCATTTTTAGGAGGAATTTCTGAGAATTTTAAATCGAATTTTGATTATAACGGCAATCAATTTTCCGTGGTTGAAGCCGATGAATACGACAGAAGTTTCCTCAACCTTTCTCCGGATTGGGCAGTGGTAACATCAATTGATGCAGATCATTTGGATATTTATGGAGACAGACTTCATATTGAAGAAGGATTCCGTCAGTTTGCAGCTTTGGTTCCAAATAACAATCAGTTGTTTGTAAGAAAAGGAATTGCGATTGGAAGAGAACATTTGACTTATGCAGTGAATGAAGAAGCGGACTATTATTCCGATAATTTGAGAATGGCCCACGATAAAATCTATTTCGATTTCCATACACCAACGGAAGTAGTCACTGATTTTGTTTGGGAAATTCCGGGAATTCACAATGTTGAAAATGCAACGGTTGCTTTGGCGATTCTGAGCAATTTAGGTGTTGATTTCGATACTTTGAAAAAAGCGATTGCCAGTTTCAAAGGCATCAAGAGAAGATATACGAAACATATTTTCGATAACGGAAAAATCTATATCGATGATTATGCGCATCATCCGACAGAGCTGAATGCTGTAATTGGCTCAATAAAAACTTTTTATCCGACGAAGAAATTGCTGGTAGTTTTCCAACCTCATCTTTTCAGCAGAACGAGAGATTTTGCGGAAGATTTCGCAAGAAGTCTGGAAAATGGAGATGACTTGTTGCTATTAGATATTTATCCGGCGAGAGAACTTCAGGAAAATTTTGAAGGAATTACTTCGAGCTGGTTGGCGGAAAAAATTGAAACAGAAAATAAAGAAGTCTGCACATTGCAGGAAACTTTTGAAAAAATAAAAGAAAAAGACTTTGATATTTTATTGACAGTCGGAGCGGGAAATATTGATACACTTTATGACCCGATTATGGAATGGCTTCCGAATGTTTGA
- a CDS encoding GIY-YIG nuclease family protein has protein sequence MKLYYVYIVKCSDNSYYTGVTNDLESRINEHNDGLNPESYTYKRRPVELVFHYEFNDINQAIDFEKQVKGWSRKKKEAIINDKWHLLPGLSKNKMKD, from the coding sequence ATGAAATTATACTATGTATATATTGTAAAATGTTCGGACAATTCCTATTATACAGGAGTTACTAATGACTTGGAAAGTAGAATTAATGAGCATAATGACGGATTAAATCCAGAAAGTTATACATATAAGAGAAGACCAGTAGAATTAGTTTTTCATTATGAGTTTAATGATATTAATCAAGCAATTGATTTTGAAAAACAAGTGAAAGGCTGGAGTAGAAAAAAGAAAGAAGCAATCATTAATGATAAATGGCATTTGTTGCCAGGATTATCAAAAAATAAAATGAAAGATTGA
- the murG gene encoding undecaprenyldiphospho-muramoylpentapeptide beta-N-acetylglucosaminyltransferase encodes MSKKLKILMSGGGTGGHIFPAVAIAQEIQKRFPDAEFLFIGANGKMEMEKVPQSGFKIEGLNIAGFDRGNLLKNIGLPFKIISSLMKAKKIIKDFKPDFAVGTGGFASGPALYIAAKMGISTFIQEQNSLPGKTNVFNAKKAKAVFTAYPDMEKFFSGTKTYFLGNPIRQNIITDLIDKDLAKEKLGLDKNKLTILSVGGSLGSRTLNNGWKDNFDKLREKDYQLIWQTGKTDFENILSEVGSQKSEDENIVSDRKTSDIGHQTSVQIREFISDMALAYSAADVIVSRAGAIAISELAVAKKPVLLVPFPFAAEDHQTKNALTLVEKNAARMVKDSEMKDKFWNTLSEICENESVRTEMSTNLEFFAKPKAAEGIVDEIFKVIKK; translated from the coding sequence ATGAGCAAAAAACTGAAAATATTAATGAGTGGCGGAGGAACTGGTGGACACATCTTTCCTGCGGTTGCGATTGCTCAGGAAATCCAAAAAAGGTTTCCCGATGCAGAGTTTTTGTTCATTGGTGCCAACGGAAAAATGGAAATGGAAAAGGTTCCTCAATCCGGATTCAAAATCGAAGGATTGAATATCGCTGGATTTGACAGAGGTAATCTTCTGAAAAATATCGGTTTGCCATTTAAAATCATTTCCAGTTTGATGAAAGCTAAGAAAATCATCAAAGATTTCAAACCGGATTTTGCGGTTGGAACTGGTGGTTTTGCAAGTGGCCCAGCTTTATACATTGCTGCGAAAATGGGAATTTCGACTTTTATTCAGGAGCAGAATTCTTTGCCGGGAAAGACCAATGTTTTCAATGCGAAAAAAGCGAAAGCTGTTTTCACGGCTTATCCGGATATGGAGAAATTTTTCTCGGGAACGAAAACTTATTTCCTAGGAAACCCAATCCGTCAAAACATCATTACTGATTTGATTGATAAAGATTTGGCTAAGGAAAAATTAGGCTTAGATAAAAATAAATTAACAATTCTTTCAGTTGGAGGTTCATTGGGTTCCAGAACCTTGAACAACGGTTGGAAAGATAATTTTGATAAACTGAGAGAGAAAGATTATCAATTAATCTGGCAGACCGGAAAAACAGATTTTGAAAATATTTTGTCAGAAGTCGGAAGTCAGAAGTCGGAAGATGAGAATATTGTGTCAGACAGGAAAACATCGGACATCGGACATCAGACATCCGTCCAAATCAGAGAATTCATTTCTGATATGGCTTTGGCGTATTCGGCGGCGGACGTGATTGTTTCCAGAGCTGGTGCAATTGCGATTTCAGAATTGGCAGTTGCAAAAAAACCTGTTTTGCTGGTTCCGTTTCCATTTGCGGCAGAAGATCATCAAACTAAAAATGCTTTGACTTTGGTTGAGAAAAATGCGGCTAGAATGGTCAAGGATTCTGAGATGAAGGACAAATTCTGGAACACACTTTCAGAAATCTGTGAGAACGAAAGCGTGAGAACAGAAATGTCAACTAATCTGGAATTTTTCGCAAAGCCAAAAGCAGCTGAAGGAATTGTGGATGAGATTTTTAAAGTGATCAAGAAATAA
- a CDS encoding FtsW/RodA/SpoVE family cell cycle protein — MEQTTENKFELLKGDKVLWSVIILISFLSVFPVYSASSNLEYIVNNGTTTGHVFKHIVFVFIGLGIMRFVGTIKYEYIGKLSSILLLVTIGLLLITMFTGQKIEGASASRWLKIPGTPISFQPSSFAYLMLIIYLCRYLTKKIKRERLPLENIIYIFGPILIVFGLVAKDNGSTALMIMMVSIIILIIGQLAWQYVAGFISLSVVFIVMFLVIALNTNLLGGNRVHTWMSRIETFSNSKKTADVEDESLKAKNYQVMQAKAAIVHGGFNGIGPGKSALKQTLPQSVSDFIFAIIVEEYGWIGAFVLISLYMIMIIRIVMIASKMPAFFGSLLVLAIGLMIFIQLSVNIAVAVNLIPVTGQPLPLISYGGTSMLVTYIQLGIILNVSSRIQVYDEEGLGKKQSVEEINDIA; from the coding sequence ATGGAACAAACTACAGAAAACAAATTCGAATTACTGAAAGGCGACAAAGTCCTTTGGTCGGTTATCATTTTGATTTCCTTCCTTTCCGTATTTCCGGTTTATTCCGCAAGTTCGAATCTGGAATATATCGTGAACAACGGGACTACAACTGGTCACGTTTTCAAGCATATCGTTTTCGTTTTCATTGGTTTGGGCATTATGCGTTTCGTGGGAACAATTAAGTACGAATACATCGGAAAGCTGAGTTCCATTCTGCTTTTAGTTACAATTGGATTGTTATTGATAACAATGTTCACCGGACAAAAGATTGAAGGTGCGAGTGCTTCACGTTGGTTAAAGATTCCGGGAACACCGATTTCTTTTCAGCCATCATCATTCGCTTATTTGATGCTGATTATTTATCTGTGCAGATATTTAACTAAGAAAATCAAAAGAGAAAGACTTCCTCTAGAGAATATCATTTACATATTCGGACCAATTCTGATTGTTTTCGGATTGGTTGCAAAAGACAATGGTTCAACCGCTTTGATGATTATGATGGTTTCGATTATCATCTTGATTATCGGTCAGTTGGCTTGGCAATATGTAGCGGGATTTATCTCGCTTTCGGTGGTTTTCATCGTAATGTTTTTAGTGATTGCATTGAATACTAATTTACTTGGTGGAAACCGTGTTCACACCTGGATGAGCCGTATAGAAACCTTCTCAAACTCGAAAAAAACGGCAGATGTAGAAGACGAAAGTTTGAAGGCAAAAAACTATCAAGTAATGCAGGCGAAAGCCGCCATTGTTCACGGTGGATTCAATGGAATCGGACCGGGAAAAAGTGCTTTGAAGCAGACATTGCCACAATCAGTTTCGGATTTTATTTTCGCCATTATTGTGGAAGAATATGGTTGGATTGGAGCGTTTGTTTTGATTAGTCTTTATATGATAATGATAATCCGAATTGTAATGATTGCCAGTAAAATGCCCGCATTTTTTGGGTCTCTGTTGGTATTAGCAATTGGACTAATGATATTCATTCAATTATCAGTGAATATCGCCGTTGCCGTGAATCTGATTCCTGTTACAGGACAGCCATTACCATTGATAAGTTATGGAGGAACATCGATGTTAGTAACCTACATTCAGTTGGGAATTATTTTAAATGTAAGTTCCAGAATTCAGGTTTATGATGAAGAAGGTTTGGGGAAAAAACAGAGTGTTGAAGAAATAAATGATATCGCGTAA
- the murD gene encoding UDP-N-acetylmuramoyl-L-alanine--D-glutamate ligase, whose product MRVVILGGGESGVGAAYLAKAKGFEVFLSDMGKIRENYKKELDKLGIDYEDGTHTEEKILNADWVIKSPGIPKKAEMVQKIQEKGIRLSSEIEFASEFTDAKIIAITGSNGKTTTTSLIYYILKEDGFNVGLGGNIGKSFAKQVAEENFDYYVLEVSSFQLDDIQNFRPYISLLLNLSKDHLDQYNYNYEEYALAKFRIAENQDANNFFIYNKDDEMSKSILEKLDLKVTKVPFSLEEKLEKGAFSIDENFVVNINEGFTMKIDELSLVGKHNVANSLAASIAGKLLEISNESIRHSLMTFQAVEHRLEPVAEIKGVKFINDSKATNVNATYFALESMKQPVVWIVGGKDKGNDYTEIEELVKKKVKAIVCLGIDNSKIIDFFKDKKTQIYDTSSMHKAVEVSKSLAEKGDVVLLSPCCASFDLFNGYEDRGNQFKKEVLQEINN is encoded by the coding sequence ATGAGAGTAGTAATACTTGGAGGAGGCGAAAGCGGCGTTGGTGCTGCGTATCTGGCAAAAGCCAAAGGCTTTGAAGTCTTTCTTTCGGACATGGGAAAAATCCGTGAGAATTATAAAAAAGAATTAGATAAGCTTGGGATAGACTACGAAGATGGAACTCATACAGAAGAAAAAATCCTGAATGCCGATTGGGTCATCAAAAGTCCTGGGATTCCGAAAAAGGCGGAAATGGTGCAGAAGATTCAGGAGAAAGGAATCAGATTATCTTCTGAGATTGAATTTGCATCAGAATTTACAGATGCGAAAATTATTGCGATTACAGGAAGTAATGGGAAAACCACGACAACGTCTTTGATTTATTACATCTTGAAAGAAGATGGTTTTAATGTTGGATTGGGCGGAAACATCGGAAAAAGCTTTGCAAAACAAGTTGCAGAAGAGAATTTTGATTATTATGTATTGGAAGTGAGTAGTTTCCAATTGGATGATATTCAGAATTTTAGACCCTATATTTCATTGTTGTTGAATTTATCCAAGGATCATCTTGACCAGTACAATTACAATTATGAAGAATATGCTTTGGCTAAATTCAGAATTGCTGAAAATCAGGATGCTAATAATTTTTTCATTTACAACAAAGATGACGAAATGAGCAAATCGATTCTTGAAAAATTGGATTTGAAAGTAACTAAAGTTCCATTCTCTTTAGAGGAAAAATTAGAAAAAGGTGCGTTCTCGATTGATGAGAATTTTGTTGTCAATATCAATGAAGGTTTCACGATGAAGATTGACGAATTATCATTGGTTGGAAAACATAATGTGGCGAACAGCTTAGCGGCAAGTATTGCCGGAAAGTTGTTGGAAATCAGTAATGAAAGCATCAGACATTCGTTAATGACATTCCAAGCTGTTGAACATAGATTGGAACCTGTAGCAGAAATCAAAGGTGTGAAGTTCATCAATGACAGTAAGGCAACCAATGTGAATGCAACATATTTCGCTTTGGAAAGTATGAAACAGCCAGTTGTTTGGATTGTTGGCGGAAAAGACAAAGGAAACGATTACACCGAAATCGAAGAACTTGTCAAGAAAAAAGTAAAAGCCATTGTCTGCTTGGGAATAGATAACTCTAAAATTATTGATTTCTTCAAAGACAAAAAAACACAGATTTACGACACTTCTAGTATGCACAAGGCAGTAGAAGTTTCAAAATCTCTTGCAGAAAAAGGAGACGTGGTTTTATTGTCGCCTTGTTGTGCCAGTTTTGATTTGTTCAATGGTTATGAAGACCGAGGAAATCAATTCAAAAAAGAAGTTTTACAAGAAATTAATAATTAA
- the mraY gene encoding phospho-N-acetylmuramoyl-pentapeptide-transferase — protein sequence MLYYLYEYLTAHGIHVPGMNLFKYISFRAAMAVLFSLIIALAYGKKIINFLRKKQMGELVRDLGLDGQKQKEGTPTMGGLIIILATIIPVLLFTRITNVYIVLLIISVLWMGAIGFLDDYLKKVKKNKDGLSGKFKVIGQVGLGLIVGVTMYFHPDVEVKRKYADATVINRNNVEQNFMPDEKIPVSTVPFTKNNEFDYSGILFWMDDAKVHEWAWIVFIPIVIFIVTAVSNGANITDGIDGLAAGTSAVILLTLAFFAYVSGNIIFADYLNIMFLPHMGETTIFALALVGAVIGFFWYNTYPAQIFMGDTGSLMLGGVIAVLAIILRKELLIPVLCGVFLIENLSVILQVMVFKYRKKKHGLEYAQNNRLFKMSPLHHHYQKEGFHESKIVNRMIIIGVMLAIICLITLKTR from the coding sequence ATGCTATATTATCTATACGAATATTTAACTGCTCACGGGATTCACGTTCCGGGAATGAATTTGTTCAAGTACATTTCGTTCCGGGCAGCGATGGCCGTTTTGTTTTCGCTGATAATTGCCTTGGCATACGGTAAAAAAATCATCAATTTCCTAAGAAAAAAACAGATGGGAGAATTGGTAAGAGATCTTGGTCTGGATGGGCAAAAGCAGAAAGAAGGAACACCAACAATGGGCGGTTTGATTATAATTTTGGCAACCATCATTCCGGTTTTATTATTTACAAGAATTACCAATGTGTACATCGTTCTTTTGATTATCTCAGTTTTATGGATGGGAGCGATTGGATTTTTGGACGATTATCTAAAAAAAGTTAAGAAAAATAAAGACGGTTTAAGTGGAAAATTTAAAGTGATTGGACAGGTTGGTTTAGGCTTAATTGTCGGAGTTACAATGTATTTCCATCCTGATGTTGAGGTTAAGAGAAAATATGCCGATGCAACGGTTATTAATAGAAATAATGTAGAACAGAACTTTATGCCGGACGAGAAAATTCCGGTTTCTACAGTTCCTTTTACAAAAAATAATGAGTTCGATTACAGCGGAATTTTATTTTGGATGGATGATGCAAAAGTGCACGAATGGGCTTGGATTGTCTTTATTCCAATCGTGATTTTCATTGTAACAGCAGTTTCCAACGGAGCGAATATTACTGATGGGATTGATGGATTAGCCGCAGGAACCAGTGCCGTAATCTTACTGACGTTGGCATTCTTTGCATACGTCTCTGGAAACATCATCTTTGCAGATTATTTGAATATTATGTTCCTTCCACATATGGGAGAAACCACCATTTTTGCGCTTGCTTTGGTGGGAGCTGTGATTGGTTTTTTTTGGTACAATACTTATCCAGCACAGATTTTTATGGGTGATACAGGAAGTCTGATGTTAGGTGGCGTAATCGCGGTTTTAGCTATTATTCTTAGAAAAGAATTATTGATTCCTGTTCTTTGCGGTGTGTTTCTAATAGAAAATCTTTCCGTGATTTTGCAGGTGATGGTTTTCAAATACAGAAAGAAAAAACATGGGCTGGAATATGCTCAAAACAATAGATTATTTAAGATGTCTCCACTACATCATCATTATCAGAAAGAAGGTTTTCACGAGAGTAAAATCGTGAATCGAATGATAATCATAGGTGTTATGCTGGCAATTATTTGTCTAATCACTTTGAAAACTAGATAG
- a CDS encoding UDP-N-acetylmuramoyl-L-alanyl-D-glutamate--2,6-diaminopimelate ligase, producing the protein MILQNLLQRITVLETIGTLEREVSELVFDSRKVVENSLYVALKGTVSDGHYYISQSIEKGAKTIVCEDLPSEINEEVTYLKVENSSKALGHLASNFYGNPSEKLNLIGVTGTNGKTSVTTLLFDIFKNLGYQSALISTVEYRIGDEITPSTHTTPDVIRLNQMLAKAVEIGCEYAFMEVSSHGISQDRIEGLHFKIAGFTNITHDHLDYHGTFQNYIYAKKRFFDELEDSAIAITNADDKNGLIMLQNTKAKKKTFALKTMADFHGKVLEIDFNGMLLNFNNKEFWTTLTGKFNAYNLLLAYGIALELGMDETEVLQAISTLKRVNGRFETIKSDSGIFFVVDYSHTPDALENVLDSINEIRTKNERLICVFGCGGDRDKTKRPEMGDIATKKSTLAIITSDNPRTEEPTQIIKEIEAGVQPQNFSKYTSIPDRKEAIKMAIKFAEPKDIVLVAGKGHETYQEINGVKHHFDDKETIRELLQLMGK; encoded by the coding sequence ATGATATTACAAAATTTATTACAAAGGATTACGGTTTTAGAAACCATCGGAACTCTTGAAAGAGAAGTCTCGGAATTGGTTTTTGACAGCCGAAAAGTGGTTGAAAATTCTTTGTATGTAGCATTGAAAGGAACTGTTTCAGACGGGCATTATTACATCAGTCAAAGCATTGAAAAAGGTGCGAAAACGATTGTTTGTGAAGATTTGCCTTCAGAAATTAATGAGGAAGTAACTTATTTGAAAGTTGAGAATTCTTCCAAAGCTTTAGGACATTTGGCTTCTAATTTTTACGGAAATCCTTCTGAGAAATTAAACTTAATTGGTGTTACCGGAACCAATGGAAAAACTTCTGTAACAACTTTATTATTTGATATTTTCAAAAATTTGGGTTATCAATCTGCTTTGATTTCTACTGTTGAGTACAGAATCGGAGACGAAATTACTCCTTCAACGCACACAACACCGGATGTGATTCGTCTAAATCAAATGTTGGCAAAAGCGGTTGAAATCGGATGCGAATATGCTTTTATGGAAGTAAGTTCTCACGGAATTTCTCAAGACAGAATCGAAGGTTTACATTTTAAAATCGCCGGTTTTACAAACATCACGCACGACCATTTGGATTATCACGGGACATTCCAGAATTATATCTACGCGAAGAAAAGATTCTTTGACGAGTTGGAAGATTCTGCGATTGCGATTACTAATGCCGATGACAAAAACGGTCTGATAATGCTTCAAAATACCAAAGCGAAAAAGAAAACTTTTGCTTTGAAAACGATGGCAGATTTCCACGGAAAAGTTTTGGAAATAGATTTCAACGGAATGTTACTGAATTTCAATAATAAAGAATTCTGGACAACATTGACAGGAAAATTCAATGCTTATAATTTGTTGTTGGCTTACGGAATTGCCTTGGAATTAGGAATGGACGAAACAGAAGTTCTTCAGGCGATTTCAACATTGAAAAGAGTGAATGGAAGATTCGAAACGATAAAATCCGACAGCGGAATTTTCTTCGTGGTCGATTATTCTCACACGCCAGATGCATTGGAAAACGTGTTGGACAGCATCAACGAAATCAGAACCAAAAACGAAAGATTGATTTGTGTTTTCGGTTGCGGAGGCGACAGAGACAAAACCAAACGTCCGGAAATGGGAGACATTGCAACCAAAAAATCGACCTTGGCAATCATCACATCGGACAATCCAAGAACTGAAGAGCCAACGCAGATTATCAAAGAAATAGAAGCGGGTGTTCAACCGCAGAATTTCAGCAAATACACTTCGATTCCTGACAGAAAAGAAGCCATAAAAATGGCAATTAAATTTGCCGAACCAAAAGATATTGTGTTGGTGGCGGGAAAAGGACACGAAACATATCAGGAAATCAATGGTGTGAAACATCATTTTGATGACAAAGAAACGATTAGGGAATTATTACAATTAATGGGAAAATAG
- a CDS encoding penicillin-binding transpeptidase domain-containing protein: protein MIKQSNNNYDKKRSNALKWGYLFVLGAFILFIIFLARILILQNTNVQEFEDNYISKNYREATLKAARGNLFASDGSILATTVMRYDIYLDFKSMRDTIYSNNVGALTDSLSKMFDKPRSYFRAKLDAQNQKNNQYYLLVKGLDFDQYDRIRNFPIFAKGKNKGGFIVERNFRRELATTQIGAGTIGADNGESKSGLEGAFSKFLTGIDGKRLEQKITSTQWKPIDYWKVQEPVDGQDVYTTLDLRIQDIAHSALENQLIKFDADHGSVVVMETGSGKIRAMVNLRRTEPGIYVDAYNYTVKDAQEPGSTFKTVSLLAAMDDGFIDENTKVNIGNGVWNYAGQRITDGHGGGTYDVSDVLAKSSNVGAAKLITEHYADKPQVFIDHLKRWKMFDKMQIELPGIAKPSIQTPESKRWNKATLASLAYGYSSRFPLLQLVTFYNGIANKGKMVKPLFIDKIMKDGKVLYEAKPEIMVKKMASDKAITMMTHALTKAVEKGTAKSIYTPNLKIAGKTGTARFEYWKAGPMKYQASFAGFYPADNPKYTCIVVVNQPDVSKGFYGGTVSAPVFKEIAGKTFLKTPLNVEKELLVERKVDLNRMTAPNLKVNVRRDSMPNLVGMIGKNVIPQLENLGYRVDYKGVGKITGQFPAEGAAIGKNQKIYLNLQN from the coding sequence ATGATAAAGCAGTCCAATAACAATTACGATAAAAAGCGTTCCAATGCGTTGAAGTGGGGCTACCTTTTTGTGTTGGGAGCTTTCATTTTGTTTATCATTTTTCTTGCCAGAATTTTGATCCTGCAGAATACCAATGTTCAGGAGTTTGAGGATAACTATATCAGCAAAAATTACCGCGAAGCAACTTTAAAAGCAGCTCGTGGAAATCTTTTTGCATCGGACGGATCTATACTGGCTACAACGGTGATGCGCTACGATATCTATCTGGATTTCAAATCTATGAGAGATACAATCTATTCCAATAACGTTGGAGCTCTTACAGATTCTCTTAGCAAGATGTTTGATAAACCGCGTAGCTACTTTAGGGCGAAATTAGATGCTCAGAATCAGAAGAATAACCAGTATTATTTGCTGGTGAAAGGTCTCGATTTTGATCAATATGACAGAATACGCAATTTTCCGATTTTCGCAAAAGGAAAAAATAAAGGTGGTTTTATCGTAGAAAGAAATTTCCGCAGAGAATTAGCAACTACTCAAATTGGTGCTGGAACAATCGGGGCGGACAACGGCGAATCAAAATCCGGCTTAGAAGGCGCATTCAGTAAGTTTTTAACAGGGATTGATGGGAAAAGATTGGAGCAAAAAATCACTTCTACACAATGGAAGCCAATCGATTATTGGAAAGTTCAGGAGCCTGTTGATGGACAAGATGTTTATACAACTCTGGATTTGAGAATTCAGGATATTGCACATTCGGCATTGGAAAATCAATTAATCAAATTCGATGCAGATCACGGTTCGGTGGTCGTAATGGAAACAGGAAGTGGGAAGATCCGCGCTATGGTAAACCTTAGAAGAACAGAACCGGGAATTTATGTTGACGCTTACAATTATACTGTAAAAGACGCTCAGGAACCAGGTTCCACATTCAAAACAGTGTCACTTCTGGCTGCAATGGATGATGGCTTCATCGATGAAAATACGAAAGTCAACATTGGAAACGGAGTCTGGAACTATGCAGGACAAAGAATTACAGACGGTCACGGTGGTGGAACTTATGATGTGAGCGATGTTTTGGCTAAGTCTAGCAATGTGGGTGCTGCAAAATTAATTACAGAACATTATGCCGATAAACCTCAGGTTTTCATAGACCATTTGAAACGATGGAAAATGTTCGATAAGATGCAAATCGAATTGCCGGGAATTGCAAAGCCATCCATTCAAACGCCGGAGAGCAAGCGTTGGAACAAAGCCACATTGGCTTCTTTGGCTTATGGTTACTCATCAAGATTTCCGCTGTTGCAGCTGGTTACTTTTTATAATGGTATCGCTAATAAAGGTAAGATGGTAAAACCTCTTTTCATTGACAAAATAATGAAAGATGGTAAAGTTCTTTATGAAGCGAAACCTGAGATTATGGTTAAGAAAATGGCTTCTGATAAAGCGATTACGATGATGACACACGCTTTGACAAAAGCAGTTGAAAAAGGAACGGCAAAAAGTATCTATACTCCGAATCTTAAAATTGCAGGAAAAACCGGAACAGCAAGATTCGAATATTGGAAAGCTGGACCGATGAAATATCAGGCATCATTTGCAGGGTTTTATCCTGCTGATAACCCGAAATATACGTGTATTGTAGTTGTTAATCAGCCAGACGTTTCCAAAGGTTTCTACGGAGGAACAGTTTCGGCTCCGGTTTTCAAGGAAATTGCAGGAAAAACTTTCCTGAAGACGCCTCTGAATGTGGAAAAAGAACTTTTGGTTGAGCGTAAAGTGGATCTGAATAGAATGACTGCTCCGAATCTTAAAGTGAATGTAAGGAGAGACTCGATGCCGAATTTGGTAGGAATGATTGGGAAAAATGTGATTCCTCAGCTTGAAAATTTAGGTTACAGGGTAGATTATAAAGGTGTAGGAAAAATCACCGGGCAATTTCCTGCTGAAGGTGCTGCAATTGGAAAAAATCAAAAGATTTATTTGAACCTTCAAAACTAA
- a CDS encoding FtsL-like putative cell division protein, translating to MAKQKTYNKQKNKLTFMDIIKGNFLNRDEVKVHYKYFLFIFSLLMVMIYSNHLVNKKIEHVNKLKEETEEYKSRNAYAQSRLIKIRMESELGKEMVQDSLVSLESHPMKLLIKVDSIDDKAVQ from the coding sequence ATGGCAAAGCAGAAAACCTATAACAAGCAGAAAAATAAGCTCACTTTTATGGATATCATAAAAGGGAATTTCCTTAATCGTGATGAGGTTAAGGTACATTACAAATATTTTCTGTTCATTTTCAGTCTGCTGATGGTGATGATTTATAGTAACCACTTGGTTAATAAAAAAATAGAGCACGTTAACAAGCTTAAAGAAGAAACGGAAGAATACAAATCCAGAAATGCTTACGCACAAAGTAGGTTAATAAAAATAAGAATGGAATCCGAGTTAGGAAAAGAAATGGTTCAGGATTCTTTGGTGAGTTTGGAAAGCCACCCGATGAAATTATTGATAAAAGTAGACAGTATAGATGATAAAGCAGTCCAATAA